From the genome of Lotus japonicus ecotype B-129 chromosome 6, LjGifu_v1.2, one region includes:
- the LOC130724484 gene encoding uncharacterized protein LOC130724484: MVGIGIPICVQCGTHSNPCRCKVVGPTVGFLAFAAAAVVEWPVGALVYCFRHVKGRKIMAHPATVVYPSVNKAIPI; the protein is encoded by the coding sequence ATGGTTGGAATTGGGATTCCAATTTGCGTGCAATGTGGTACACATAGCAACCCTTGCCGGTGCAAGGTGGTGGGGCCGACGGTGGGGTTCCTGGCTTTCGCGGCGGCAGCGGTGGTGGAGTGGCCGGTGGGGGCTCTTGTGTATTGCTTTCGCCACGTGAAGGGTCGCAAAATCATGGCTCATCCTGCCACCGTGGTCTACCCTTCAGTCAACAAGGCCATCCCCATCTAA